A genomic window from Xenorhabdus cabanillasii includes:
- the hscA gene encoding Fe-S protein assembly chaperone HscA encodes MALLQISEPGLSVAPHQRRLAAGIDLGTTHSLVATIRSGQAETLADSENRHLLPSVVRYRKAQYRKDEIQVGWQARQQAASDPVNTISSVKRMMGRSLADIQQRYPNLPYRFQASENGLPLIDTVAGLVDPIQVSSEILKSLAQRAEETLDGKLDGVVITVPAYFDDAQRQGTKDAARLAGLHVLRLLNEPTAAAIAYGLDSGQEGVIAVYDLGGGTFDVSILRLSRGVFEVLATGGDTALGGDDFDHLLANWIRGQAGITDNSHGLQRQLLDIATQTKIALSDADSVTVNIAGWQGSITRDELNELITPLVKRTLMACRRALKDAGVTTDEVLQVVMVGGSTRIPLVRSMVGEFFDREPLTSIDPDKVVAVGAAIQADILVGNKPDSEMLLLDVIPLSLGLETMGGLVEKVIPRNTTIPVARAQKFTTFKDGQSAMSIHVVQGERELVTDCRSLARFTLRGIPPLPAGGAHIRVTFQVDADGLLSVSALEKSTGVEASIQVKPSYGLSDEEIARMIKESMTNAQEDIQARKLAEQKVEAARVLESLTSALEKDADLLSQEEHAAIDAAVQVLIESAQGTSPDVIESAIKQLDEQTQEFAARRMDTSIRRALAGHSVDEI; translated from the coding sequence ATGGCTTTATTACAAATCAGTGAACCTGGTTTATCTGTCGCACCACACCAGCGTCGTCTGGCGGCGGGGATTGATCTTGGCACAACACACTCCCTGGTTGCGACAATCCGTAGTGGTCAGGCTGAGACCTTAGCAGATAGTGAAAACCGTCACTTGCTTCCTTCTGTTGTACGATACCGAAAAGCACAATACCGCAAAGATGAAATTCAAGTTGGCTGGCAGGCACGCCAACAGGCGGCTTCTGATCCTGTTAATACTATAAGTTCCGTCAAACGTATGATGGGGCGTTCTCTGGCTGATATTCAACAACGTTATCCGAATCTCCCCTACCGGTTTCAGGCTAGTGAAAATGGGTTACCGTTAATTGATACTGTGGCAGGTCTGGTCGATCCTATTCAGGTTTCTTCTGAAATATTGAAATCGTTGGCGCAACGGGCAGAAGAAACCTTGGATGGTAAACTTGATGGCGTTGTCATCACTGTTCCTGCTTATTTTGATGATGCACAACGTCAGGGAACGAAAGATGCCGCACGTTTAGCGGGCTTACATGTCCTCCGTCTCTTAAATGAACCAACCGCAGCTGCTATTGCCTATGGACTTGATTCAGGTCAGGAAGGGGTTATTGCAGTTTATGACTTGGGTGGTGGAACATTTGATGTTTCTATCCTGCGTTTGAGTCGTGGCGTCTTTGAAGTGCTGGCAACAGGCGGAGATACAGCGCTTGGCGGCGATGATTTTGATCACCTGTTGGCAAACTGGATCCGTGGGCAGGCAGGCATCACTGATAATAGCCACGGCTTACAACGTCAATTGCTGGATATTGCGACACAAACCAAAATTGCCTTGAGTGATGCAGATTCAGTGACAGTCAACATTGCTGGCTGGCAAGGCAGTATTACCCGTGATGAATTAAATGAATTGATCACACCACTGGTTAAACGCACCTTAATGGCTTGCCGTCGGGCATTGAAAGATGCGGGTGTCACTACCGATGAAGTATTACAGGTTGTGATGGTAGGCGGTTCAACAAGAATACCACTCGTACGCAGTATGGTTGGTGAGTTTTTTGATCGCGAACCACTGACCTCTATCGATCCGGATAAAGTTGTCGCTGTTGGTGCGGCAATTCAGGCTGATATTTTGGTCGGTAATAAACCTGATAGTGAAATGTTGCTATTGGACGTTATTCCACTGTCACTGGGCCTTGAAACCATGGGCGGCCTGGTAGAAAAAGTGATCCCGCGCAATACCACTATCCCTGTCGCCAGAGCACAAAAGTTTACGACTTTTAAAGACGGGCAGAGTGCAATGAGCATCCATGTTGTTCAGGGGGAACGAGAGCTGGTGACAGATTGCCGTTCACTGGCACGTTTCACATTGCGTGGAATTCCTCCACTGCCGGCAGGTGGTGCTCATATTCGTGTTACTTTTCAGGTTGATGCTGATGGTTTGTTAAGTGTCAGTGCTCTGGAGAAATCGACGGGTGTTGAAGCTTCCATTCAGGTGAAACCTTCCTATGGTTTGTCCGATGAAGAAATTGCCCGAATGATCAAAGAGTCAATGACCAATGCGCAGGAAGATATTCAGGCGCGTAAGCTGGCTGAACAAAAAGTAGAAGCAGCACGAGTGCTGGAAAGTTTAACCAGTGCACTGGAAAAAGATGCTGATTTACTCAGTCAGGAAGAACATGCGGCAATTGATGCTGCCGTACAAGTATTAATTGAGAGTGCTCAGGGAACGTCTCCTGATGTGATTGAAAGTGCAATTAAACAATTGGACGAACAAACGCAGGAATTTGCCGCGCGTCGCATGGACACATCAATCCGCCGGGCTTTGGCGGGCCATTCTGTGGATGAGATTTAA
- the fdx gene encoding ISC system 2Fe-2S type ferredoxin produces MPKIVFLPHNELCPEGAVLEAKEGESILDVALRNGIEIEHACEKSCACTTCHCIVREGFDSLEESSEMEDDMLDKAWGLEPESRLGCQAKVADEDLVVEIPKYTINHAREH; encoded by the coding sequence ATGCCTAAAATTGTATTTTTACCTCATAACGAACTTTGCCCTGAAGGAGCAGTGTTGGAAGCTAAGGAAGGTGAATCGATTCTGGACGTTGCACTGCGTAATGGCATTGAAATAGAGCATGCTTGTGAAAAATCCTGTGCATGTACTACTTGTCATTGTATTGTCAGGGAAGGGTTTGACTCATTGGAAGAAAGCTCTGAAATGGAAGATGACATGCTGGACAAAGCATGGGGGCTGGAGCCTGAAAGTCGGTTAGGATGCCAGGCTAAAGTTGCTGATGAGGATTTGGTTGTTGAAATTCCTAAGTACACGATTAACCATGCACGTGAGCACTGA
- the iscX gene encoding Fe-S cluster assembly protein IscX produces the protein MKWSDSRDIGEALYDKFPDLDPKTVRFTDMHQWVCELDGFDDDPEKSNEKILEAILLVWLDEFE, from the coding sequence ATGAAATGGTCTGACAGCCGTGATATTGGCGAAGCACTGTACGATAAGTTCCCGGATTTAGATCCTAAGACAGTGCGTTTTACCGATATGCATCAATGGGTTTGTGAGCTGGATGGTTTTGATGATGATCCGGAAAAATCCAACGAAAAAATATTAGAAGCCATTTTGTTGGTTTGGTTGGATGAATTTGAGTAA